The proteins below come from a single Solea senegalensis isolate Sse05_10M linkage group LG2, IFAPA_SoseM_1, whole genome shotgun sequence genomic window:
- the fzd5 gene encoding frizzled-5 — protein sequence MIDSRGSSGATWTFMDTLGFYRASKDLVCEPITVPMCKGIGYNLTYMPNQFNHDTQEEVGLEVHQFWPLVRIRCSPDLLFFLCSMYTPICLPDYRKPLPPCRSVCERAKRGCSPLMSQYGFEWPERMSCEQLPQLGDETLCMDQNSSEATTQAPPFPKPTPKGRTRPPSPPQCDRECRCRDPLVPIKRESHSLYGRVQTGPLANCAQPCHQHYFTADERAFTSFWIGLWSVLCFISTFTTVATFLIDMERFKYPERPIIFLATCYLFVSLGYIIRLVAGHERVACGASSSSSGGDQLHILYDTTGPALCTLVFLLVYFFGMASSIWWVVLSFTWFLAAGMKWGSEAIAGYSQYFHLAAWLIPSIKSIVVLALSSVDGDPVAGICYVGNQSLENLRGFVLAPLVVYLFTGSLFLLAGFISLFRIRSIIKQGGTKTDKLERLMIRIGLFTVLYTVPATIVVACLVYEQHFRPGWERALACSCLSERQRLGLGPDYAIFMLKYFMCLVVGITSGVWIWSGKTLDSWRRFVARCCPCWLQKANAPPSMYSEASTALTGHSGTGLTSGIYHKAAPSRI from the exons ATGATTGACAGCCGAGGCTCGTCTGGCGCTACATGGACCTTTATGGACACACTGGGTTTTTACC GAGCCTCCAAGGACCTGGTGTGTGAGCCAATAACGGTGCCAATGTGCAAGGGCATCGGCTACAACCTGACCTACATGCCCAATCAGTTCAACCATGACACCCAGGAGGAGGTGGGGCTGGAGGTGCACCAGTTCTGGCCCCTGGTCCGGATCCGTTGCTCTCCGGACCTGCTCTTTTTCCTGTGCAGCATGTACACGCCGATCTGCCTGCCGGACTACCGCAAGCCACTGCCACCCTGCCGCTCCGTGTGTGAACGGGCCAAACGTGGCTGCTCTCCTCTCATGAGCCAGTATGGCTTCGAGTGGCCTGAGAGGATGAGCTGTGAGCAGTTGCCACAGCTGGGCGACGAGACCTTGTGCATGGACCAGAACAGCAGTGAGGCCACCACTCAAGCTCCACCGTTTCCTAAGCCCACCCCTAAAGGCCGGACCAGACCTCCAAGCCCCCCTCAGTGCGACAGGGAGTGTCGCTGTCGAGACCCGCTGGTCCCCATCAAGAGGGAGTCCCACAGTCTGTATGGCCGGGTCCAGACTGGACCTCTTGCCAACTGTGCCCAGCCCTGCCACCAGCACTACTTCACAGCTGATGAACGTGCCTTCACCAGCTTCTGGATTGGACTCTGGTCTGTGCTGTGCTTCATCTCGACCTTTACCACCGTGGCCACCTTCCTCATCGACATGGAACGCTTCAAATACCCAGAGAGGCCCATCATCTTCCTGGCTACCTGCTACCTCTTTGTCTCCTTGGGTTATATCATCCGTCTGGTTGCAGGTCATGAGCGGGTGGCATGTggagccagcagcagcagcagtggtggagaCCAGCTGCACATCCTCTATGATACCACTGGCCCAGCTCTCTGCACCCTGGTCTTCTTGTTAGTGTACTTCTTCGGCATGGCGAGCTCCATCTGGTGGGTGGTGCTGTCCTTCACTTGGTTTCTGGCAGCAGGGATGAAGTGGGGCAGTGAGGCCATCGCAGGATACTCTCAGTATTTCCACCTTGCTGCCTGGCTTATCCCCAGCATCAAGTCCATCGTAGTCCTGGCTCTCAGCTCCGTGGACGGAGACCCCGTAGCTGGAATCTGTTATGTGGGGAACCAGAGTCTGGAGAATCTGAGGGGATTCGTACTTGCACCTCTCGTGGTTTACCTCTTCACCGGTTCACTTTTCTTACTTGCCGGCTTTATTTCCCTCTTCCGCATCAGGAGCATCATCAAGCAAGGTGGCACCAAGACAGACAAACTGGAGCGGCTGATGATCCGTATTGGGCTCTTCACGGTTCTCTACACAGTCCCTGCCACCATCGTGGTGGCTTGCCTGGTCTACGAGCAGCACTTTCGGCCCGGCTGGGAGCGAGCCTTGGCCTGCTCCTGCCTGTCCGAGCGTCAGCGCCTGGGTCTGGGCCCAGACTACGCCATCTTCATGCTCAAGTACTTCATGTGCTTAGTGGTGGGCATCACCTCAGGGGTCTGGATTTGGTCAGGCAAAACCCTGGATTCCTGGAGGAGGTTTGTGGCTCGGTGCTGCCCCTGTTGGCTACAGAAAGCCAATGCGCCACCCTCCATGTACAGTGAGGCCAGTACTGCTTTAACTGGACATAGTGGAACGGGTCTGACATCAGGGATCTATCATAAAGCTGCTCCATCTCGTATATGA